The Lycium barbarum isolate Lr01 chromosome 9, ASM1917538v2, whole genome shotgun sequence genome has a segment encoding these proteins:
- the LOC132611247 gene encoding probable LRR receptor-like serine/threonine-protein kinase IRK, with protein MRKLFVVNVFLFLFLVPIFVECLNPSLNDDVLGLMVFKSDVQDPNGKLTSWNEEDDSPCNWNGIKCNPRSNRVTEVVLDGFGLSGRISRGILRLQFLRKLSLAKNKLSGSISVSLAQLANLKNLDLSENNLSGMIPGDYFQQCGPLRSISLAKNEISGQIPESLSSCVTLATLNLSSNQFSGLVPSGIWSLNGLRSLDLSNNLLDGEIPVGIDGLSNLRAINLGRNRFRGEIPDGIGGCLLLRSIDLSENSLSGELPSTMQKLSLCNELILSRNAFVGIVPEWIGEMKSLEILDFSENKFSGNFPVSIGKLESLKVLNMSQNAISGSLPESLSSCVKLLALDVSHNSLAGTIPKIVGQLKSLDILDLSENRLYGTVPVEIGATTSLMELRLEKNALTGEIPSSIGNCSSLVALSLSHNGLTGRIPEALAKLAYLQSVDLSFNNLTGRLPKQLGDLGHLSSFNISHNQLQGELPANGFFNTISPHSVSANPSLCGAAVNRSCSSVMPKPIVLNPNSTDSSAPSTVPQSFRHEKKILSISALIAIGAAAVIFVGVIAITVLNIRVRSTTSHSAAAGLTFSGGDDFSHSPSTDANSGKLVMFSGDPDFSTGAHALLNKDCELGRGGFGAVYRTVLGDGHPVAIKKLTVSSLVKSQEDFEREVRNLGKVRHHNLVTLEGYYWTPSLQLLIYEFVAGGNLYKHLHEGSGGCFLSWNERFNIILGTAKSLAHLHQMNVIHYNLKSSNILIDSSGEPKVADYGLARLLPMLDRYVLSSKIQSALGYMAPEFACKTVKITEKCDVYGFGVLVLEVVTGKRPVEYMEDDVVVLCDMVRGALEEGRVEDCVDERLQGKFPADEAIPVMKLGLICTSQVPSNRPDMAEVVNILELIRCPSEGQDELV; from the exons ATGAGAAAGCTGTTTGTTGTTAATGTGTTTTTATTTCTCTTCTTGGTGCCTATTTTTGTGGAATGTTTGAACCCATCTTTGAATGATGATGTACTTGGATTAATGGTGTTCAAATCTGATGTTCAAGATCCAAATGGAAAGCTAACATCTTGGAATGAAGAGGATGATAGTCCATGTAATTGGAATGGAATTAAATGCAACCCTAGATCCAATAGAGTGACTGAAGTTGTTCTTGATGGATTTGGTTTATCTGGAAGGATAAGTAGAGGCATTTTACGGTTACAGTTTCTTCGAAAACTTTCACTAGCTAAGAACAAGCTTAGTGGAAGCATTAGTGTTAGTCTTGCTCAGCTTGCTAATCTAAAGAATCTTGATTTGAGTGAAAATAACTTATCAGGGATGATTCCTGGTGATTATTTTCAACAATGTGGCCCCTTGAGATCGATTTCTTTGGCCAAGAATGAAATTTCAGGGCAGATCCCGGAGAGTTTGAGCTCTTGTGTGACACTCGCGACGCTTAATTTATCGTCGAACCAGTTTTCAGGGTTGGTTCCTTCTGGGATTTGGTCTTTGAATGGATTAAGGTCTCTTGATTTGTCGAACAATCTGTTGGATGGCGAAATTCCAGTGGGAATTGATGGTTTGAGTAATTTGAGAGCGATAAATTTGGGGAGAAATCGTTTCAGGGGTGAAATTCCAGATGGAATTGGAGGTTGTTTGCTTTTGAGGTCAATTGATTTGAGTGAAAATTCTCTATCTGGAGAGCTTCCAAGCACAATGCAGAAGCTTAGCTTGTGTAATGAATTGATATTGAGCCGTAATGCTTTTGTGGGCATTGTACCTGAATGGATTGGAGAAATGAAAAGCCTTGAGATTCTTGATTTTTCTGAGAACAAATTCTCTGGTAACTTTCCTGTTTCAATAGGGAAACTTGAGTCCCTGAAAGTATTAAACATGTCGCAGAATGCGATTTCTGGAAGCTTGCCAGAGTCATTGAGCAGTTGTGTTAAGCTCCTGGCATTGGATGTTAGTCATAACTCTTTGGCGG GCACCATTCCTAAGATTGTAGGGCAATTGAAATCCTTGGATATTCTTGACTTGAGTGAAAATCGCTTATATGGTACTGTCCCTGTCGAAATTGGTGCAACGACATCTCTCATGGAACTTAGGCTGGAAAAAAACGCCTTGACGGGAGAAATTCCTAGTTCGATTGGCAATTGTTCTTCATTAGTGGCCTT GTCTTTATCACATAACGGTCTAACTGGTCGTATACCTGAAGCCCTAGCTAAACTGGCTTACCTTCAAAGTGTTGACTTATCCTTTAACAATTTAACCGGACGCTTACCAAAGCAGCTTGGAGATCTTGGCCATCTCTCTTCATTCAACATTTCACACAACCAGCTACAGGGCGAACTACCTGCTAATGGATTTTTTAATACTATTTCTCCTCATTCTGTGTCAGCGAACCCGTCTCTATGTGGGGCTGCTGTCAATAGGTCTTGTTCTTCCGTCATGCCCAAGCCAATTGTTCTGAATCCCAACTCCACTGATTCTTCTGCTCCCAGCACTGTCCCTCAGAGTTTTCGCCATGAGAAGAAAATCCTAAGCATCTCTGCCCTCATTGCTATTGGTGCAGCTGCTGTTATTTTCGTTGGGGTGATTGCCATTACTGTGCTTAATATTCGTGTCCGGTCCACGACATCCCACTCTGCTGCTGCAGGCCTTACATTTTCTGGTGGAGATGATTTTAGCCATTCTCCATCTACGGATGCCAATTCCGGTAAGCTTGTCATGTTTTCAGGTGATCCCGACTTCAGCACAGGGGCACATGCTCTGCTTAACAAGGATTGTGAACTTGGACGAGGTGGTTTTGGAGCAGTTTATCGCACTGTCCTTGGGGATGGGCACCCGGTGGCCATTAAGAAGCTTACAGTATCCAGTCTTGTCAAGTCTCAGGAAGATTTTGAGAGGGAGGTTAGGAACTTGGGAAAAGTCCGTCACCATAATCTTGTCACTCTTGAGGGTTATTATTGGACGCCATCTTTACAGTTACTTATATATGAATTTGTGGCTGGAGGAAATTTGTACAAGCATCTCCATGAAGGATCTGGTGGGTGTTTCCTCTCATGGAATGAACGGTTCAACATCATTCTGGGGACAGCAAAAAGCTTGGCTCATTTGCACCAAATGAACGTAATCCACTACAACCTGAAGTCCAGCAATATCCTGATTGATAGCTCAGGTGAACCTAAAGTTGCAGATTATGGCTTAGCGAGACTGTTACCCATGCTAGATCGATATGTCTTGAGTAGTAAAATTCAGAGTGCACTTGGTTACATGGCGCCTGAATTTGCATGCAAAACTGTGAAGATAACTGAGAAGTGTGACGTGTATGGGTTCGGAGTTCTTGTTCTGGAGGTAGTTACTGGAAAGAGGCCAGTTGAATATATGGAGGATGATGTGGTAGTACTGTGTGACATGGTACGAGGAGCATTAGAAGAAGGCAGGGTAGAAGACTGTGTAGATGAAAGGCTGCAGGGAAAATTTCCAGCAGATGAGGCGATTCCTGTTATGAAGTTAGGATTAATCTGCACATCACAAGTTCCATCTAACCGGCCTGATATGGCAGAAGTGGTTAACATTTTGGAGCTAATCCGATGTCCTTCAGAAGGCCAGGATGAACTTGTATGA